In Mycolicibacterium mucogenicum DSM 44124, the following are encoded in one genomic region:
- a CDS encoding acyl-CoA dehydrogenase family protein, whose product MSDFISTGTLPDHYAELAKTVREFAQTVVAPVAAQHDKDHTFPYKVIDGMAEMGLFGLPFPEEYGGMGGDYFALCLALEELGKVDQSVAITLEAGVGLGAMPVYRFGTEAQKQEWLPQLASGKALGAFGLTEAGGGSDAGATKTTAKLDGDSWVINGSKQFITNSGTDITKLVTVTAVTGELPGGHKEISSILVPVPTPGFTAEPAYDKVGWNASDTHPLSFDDVRVPAENLLGDRGRGYANFVRILDEGRIAIAALSVGVAQGCVDECVKYSKEREAFGRKIGGYQAIAFKIARMEARAHVARTAYYDAAALMLAGKPFKKAACIAKMIASEAAMDNARDATQVFGGYGFMNEYPVARHYRDSKILEIGEGTTEVQLMLIAREAGL is encoded by the coding sequence ATGAGCGACTTCATTTCGACCGGCACCCTGCCGGACCACTACGCCGAGCTGGCCAAGACGGTTCGGGAATTCGCGCAGACGGTCGTCGCGCCGGTGGCCGCCCAGCACGACAAGGACCACACCTTCCCGTACAAGGTCATCGACGGGATGGCCGAGATGGGCCTGTTCGGCCTGCCCTTCCCCGAGGAGTACGGCGGCATGGGCGGCGACTACTTCGCCCTGTGCCTGGCCCTGGAAGAACTCGGCAAGGTGGACCAGAGCGTCGCCATCACGCTGGAGGCCGGCGTCGGCCTGGGTGCCATGCCGGTGTACCGCTTCGGCACCGAGGCACAGAAGCAGGAATGGCTGCCGCAGCTCGCCAGCGGAAAGGCCTTGGGCGCCTTCGGTTTGACCGAGGCCGGTGGCGGCAGTGATGCCGGTGCCACCAAGACCACCGCCAAGCTGGACGGCGACAGCTGGGTGATCAACGGCTCCAAGCAGTTCATCACCAACTCCGGCACCGACATCACCAAGCTGGTGACCGTGACGGCTGTGACAGGCGAACTGCCCGGTGGGCACAAGGAGATCTCGTCGATCCTGGTTCCGGTGCCGACGCCGGGCTTCACCGCCGAACCCGCCTACGACAAGGTCGGCTGGAATGCCTCGGACACCCACCCGTTGAGCTTCGACGACGTGCGGGTGCCGGCCGAGAACCTGCTCGGTGACCGTGGCCGCGGCTACGCCAACTTCGTGCGCATCCTCGACGAGGGTCGCATCGCCATCGCCGCGCTGTCGGTCGGTGTCGCGCAGGGCTGCGTCGACGAGTGCGTGAAGTACTCGAAGGAACGGGAAGCGTTCGGGCGCAAGATCGGTGGCTACCAGGCCATCGCCTTCAAGATCGCCCGGATGGAGGCCCGCGCCCACGTCGCCCGCACCGCGTACTACGACGCCGCCGCATTGATGCTGGCGGGCAAGCCGTTCAAGAAGGCGGCCTGTATCGCCAAGATGATCGCCAGCGAGGCCGCGATGGACAACGCCCGCGACGCCACCCAGGTGTTCGGCGGCTATGGCTTCATGAACGAGTACCCGGTGGCCCGGCACTACCGCGATTCGAAGATCCTCGAAATCGGTGAGGGCACAACGGAAGTTCAGCTGATGCTGATCGCGCGTGAGGCCGGGCTGTGA
- a CDS encoding MaoC family dehydratase translates to MTEKRIIEQRGLWYEEFQPGVIYQHRPGRTITEADNVLFTTLTMNTQALHLDAAFSDALPPFHARLVNSMFTLSTLVGLSVAQLTQGTIVGNLGFSDIAFPRPLFHGDTLYAESEVIEKRESKSRPGEGIVTFAHTGRNQHGDIVATATRKTMVRKRPAEQPS, encoded by the coding sequence GTGACCGAGAAGCGGATCATCGAGCAGCGCGGGCTCTGGTACGAGGAGTTCCAGCCGGGCGTCATCTACCAGCACCGGCCCGGCCGCACCATCACCGAAGCCGACAACGTCCTGTTCACCACGCTGACCATGAACACGCAGGCGCTGCATCTGGACGCCGCGTTCTCCGACGCGTTGCCGCCGTTCCATGCGCGGCTGGTGAATTCGATGTTCACGCTGTCCACGCTCGTCGGGCTGTCGGTCGCCCAGCTGACGCAGGGCACGATCGTCGGAAACCTCGGTTTCTCCGACATCGCTTTCCCCAGGCCGCTTTTCCACGGCGACACGCTGTACGCGGAGTCCGAGGTGATCGAGAAGCGCGAGTCCAAGAGCCGGCCGGGGGAGGGCATCGTCACGTTCGCCCATACCGGTCGCAACCAGCACGGTGACATCGTCGCCACGGCGACGCGCAAGACCATGGTGCGCAAGCGTCCTGCGGAGCAGCCGTCATGA
- a CDS encoding HpcH/HpaI aldolase/citrate lyase family protein — protein sequence MSLTAPGPGWLFCPADRPERFEKAAAAADVVILDVEDGCAAKDRPAARQALIDTPLDPARTVVRLNPSDTADHPLDLEALAKTPYTTVMLAKTESAEQVRALAPLDVVVLVETPLGALAVTDTARVDNTYAVMWGAEDLFAVLGGTANRWPDGSYRDVAKHVRSQSLLAAKAFGKLALDSVYLDIKNLDGLRAEVDDAVAVGFDAKVAIHPTQVAVIRNGYAPTEKEIAWARAVLDAATRERGVFQYDGLMVDMPVLRRAERIVALAP from the coding sequence ATGAGCTTGACTGCGCCGGGCCCGGGCTGGCTGTTCTGCCCGGCGGACCGTCCTGAGCGGTTCGAAAAGGCCGCCGCCGCAGCCGATGTGGTGATCCTCGACGTGGAAGACGGCTGCGCCGCGAAGGACCGGCCGGCGGCTCGCCAGGCGTTGATCGACACCCCGCTGGACCCGGCGCGCACGGTGGTGCGGCTGAACCCGTCGGACACCGCTGATCATCCGCTGGACCTGGAAGCGCTGGCGAAGACGCCGTACACCACGGTGATGCTCGCGAAAACCGAGTCAGCCGAACAAGTTCGGGCACTGGCGCCGCTCGACGTGGTGGTGCTGGTGGAGACGCCGCTCGGCGCGCTCGCCGTCACCGATACCGCACGGGTCGACAACACGTACGCCGTCATGTGGGGCGCCGAGGACCTGTTCGCGGTGCTCGGCGGCACCGCCAACCGCTGGCCCGACGGCAGCTACCGCGATGTCGCCAAGCACGTCCGATCACAGTCGTTGTTGGCGGCCAAGGCTTTCGGCAAACTCGCGCTGGACTCGGTGTACCTGGACATCAAGAACCTCGACGGCCTGCGGGCCGAGGTCGACGACGCCGTGGCCGTCGGTTTCGACGCCAAGGTGGCCATCCACCCGACCCAGGTCGCGGTCATCCGGAACGGCTACGCGCCGACCGAGAAGGAGATCGCCTGGGCGCGTGCGGTACTCGATGCCGCGACCCGCGAGCGTGGCGTGTTCCAGTACGACGGTCTCATGGTCGACATGCCGGTGCTGCGCCGCGCCGAGCGGATCGTCGCCCTGGCGCCGTAA
- a CDS encoding M23 family metallopeptidase, with protein MVAGLALPSLIFATPAHADPVATVKARTQRMSDASLSAQQNGWYNPGDKVTLVCSKRGQAVKGFFSFNIPNGGWDNLWYRTSDNNYVADVDIETGTLNDVTADCGAVKPEAGSPAPAAQSAGLRWPLDAVNVNQGFGARPDFYRKYGQNGHNGIDLAASPGTPVYAAGDGVIEFEGWGQNHPWMTTPAGICILIKNSNVYTGYAHLSDTVINKGQHVTKGQLIGHTGQTGDADGPHLHFEVLPLRPDFGNGFAGRVDPGPYLG; from the coding sequence GTGGTCGCCGGACTCGCGCTGCCGTCGCTGATCTTCGCTACACCCGCTCATGCCGACCCCGTTGCCACGGTGAAAGCCCGCACGCAGCGCATGTCCGACGCCAGTCTGAGCGCGCAGCAGAACGGTTGGTACAACCCCGGCGACAAGGTCACTCTGGTGTGCTCCAAGCGCGGCCAGGCGGTCAAGGGCTTCTTCAGTTTCAACATCCCCAACGGCGGCTGGGACAACCTCTGGTACCGGACGTCCGACAACAACTACGTCGCCGATGTCGACATCGAGACCGGCACCCTGAACGACGTGACAGCCGACTGCGGCGCAGTCAAGCCGGAGGCCGGCAGCCCGGCGCCCGCTGCCCAATCCGCCGGGCTCCGTTGGCCACTCGACGCGGTGAATGTGAATCAAGGCTTCGGCGCACGCCCCGACTTCTACCGGAAGTACGGGCAGAACGGGCACAACGGTATCGACCTGGCTGCGTCACCGGGTACGCCCGTCTACGCGGCCGGCGACGGCGTCATCGAGTTCGAAGGGTGGGGCCAGAACCATCCATGGATGACCACGCCGGCCGGCATCTGCATTCTCATCAAGAACAGCAATGTGTACACCGGCTATGCGCATCTGAGCGACACGGTCATCAACAAGGGCCAGCACGTGACCAAGGGCCAGCTCATCGGGCATACGGGTCAGACCGGTGACGCTGACGGCCCCCACCTGCACTTCGAAGTCCTGCCGCTGCGCCCCGACTTCGGGAACGGTTTCGCCGGACGCGTCGACCCCGGGCCGTATCTGGGCTGA
- a CDS encoding DNA-binding response regulator: protein MSAPANRSEPLAIAVVDDHDVIHTGVSAWCAQADPPIRVASDHLDAESFLAVYPKADHQLAAVILDLELRSRQPDFDAVAAIVDAGHAVIVYSHLENAEVILRCLAIGVVTYLAKSEGQGHLIEAIRAASTHEPYVGPRMAAAICSDTDSGRPGLTQREREVLKAWFQTESKDIVAKRLHLAPTTVRTHLQRVRAKYAAAGRPAATKAQLVARAVQDGILSVEDL from the coding sequence ATGTCCGCGCCGGCCAACCGATCTGAGCCCCTGGCCATCGCCGTTGTCGATGACCACGACGTCATCCACACCGGCGTCTCGGCATGGTGCGCTCAGGCCGATCCACCCATCCGCGTCGCATCCGACCACCTCGACGCCGAATCGTTCCTGGCCGTCTACCCCAAGGCTGACCACCAGCTGGCCGCGGTCATCCTGGACCTCGAACTGCGCAGTCGCCAGCCTGATTTCGATGCGGTCGCCGCCATCGTGGACGCGGGACACGCGGTGATCGTCTACTCGCACCTCGAGAACGCCGAGGTCATCCTGCGGTGCCTGGCCATCGGGGTGGTCACCTATCTGGCCAAGAGCGAAGGCCAGGGCCACCTCATCGAGGCCATCCGCGCGGCCAGCACCCACGAGCCGTACGTCGGCCCCCGCATGGCCGCGGCCATCTGCTCGGACACCGACTCCGGCCGGCCCGGACTCACCCAGCGCGAACGCGAAGTGCTCAAGGCCTGGTTCCAGACCGAGAGCAAGGACATCGTCGCCAAGCGGTTACATCTCGCCCCGACCACCGTCCGGACCCACTTGCAACGTGTCCGCGCCAAGTACGCCGCCGCGGGGCGGCCGGCGGCCACCAAGGCCCAACTCGTCGCCCGTGCCGTGCAAGACGGCATCCTCAGCGTCGAGGACCTGTAA